In Xiphophorus hellerii strain 12219 chromosome 13, Xiphophorus_hellerii-4.1, whole genome shotgun sequence, the following proteins share a genomic window:
- the LOC116731323 gene encoding XK-related protein 8-like, with product MAETRPSLSIEELSDDRPPSHSEESQDEDEESSSPIGCSFIKSCMGKPKSIWSFFLYVLGLALFVLDVVLDFKTLVMFGMNREYGHLAVLLVLLIGSAVLTHTFSWLWYKDDEFAMMTNLERILYPNLGFLHIFHLGIYTRHAAIATASMENLRFQSEELKKIIKYRKHDQRILGIFEAYSESAPQVVLLLSIVLSDDGWTPAVLTVRKILVSFVSIIFSEAKYYKSVISCLSETDQFWCCSCTTVVRLALFFLWKLLLVLSRLVALALFASVEPCYIFTHFVCSWLLLFFVASYIETKQEDSVFRKSVGEKWLFRGTVALIWYFSWFSGVVRRRTSKLMLFYHLYMLVDIWVLCGLWYCGIGSNPLHLEISSLHIAVFAGSVPAFYVIGLFWKGIYFYGLHPDVEEKKLEEDKKKEKMSFFTHVQPTKWMCVKKQKQLISSMKIIFYLFYLLPGFSKCFKNLGPDSNEPPRSNRRMEELAKSFYIKQSDGSEDSQQVSTAGD from the exons ATGGCGGAGACCAGGCCTTCTTTGTCGATTGAGGAGCTTTCAGACGACAGGCCTCCTTCCCATAGTGAGGAGAGTCAAGACGAAGACGAAGAGTCTTCCTCCCCTATTGGATGTAGTTTTATTAAGAGCTGCATGGGAAAGCCCAAGAGCATTTGGTCATTTTTCCTCTATGTGCTGGGTCTTGCATTGTTTGTTCTTGACGTTGTTTTGGACTTCAAGACTCTGGTGATGTTTGGCATGAATAGAGAGTATGGGCACCTCGctgttctgctggttctgctcaTAGGCTCGGCcgtgctcacacacactttcagcTGGCTCTGGTACAAGGATGATGAGTTTGCCATGATGACCAACCTGGAGAGGATCCTGTATCCCAACCTTGGATTTCTGCACATCTTCCATTTAGGAATCTACACCAG ACATGCAGCCATAGCAACGGCTTCAATGGAAAACCTCCGCTTTCAGTCCGAggagctgaagaaaataataaagtacCGTAAACACGATCAGAGAATTCTGGGGATCTTTGAGGCGTACTCAGAGAGCGCTCCTCAGGTCGTCCTCCTGCTCAGCATCGTCCTGAGTGACGATGGCTGGACACCGGCTGTCCTCACAG TGCGTAAGATCCTGGTCTCATTTGTGAGCATCATCTTCTCTGAGGCCAAGTACTACAAGTCAGTCATCTCCTGCCTCAGTGAGACCGACCAATTCTGGTGCTGCTCTTGTACGACTGTGGTGCGGTTGGCGCTCTTCTTCCTCTGGAAGCTGCTCTTGGTGTTGAGTCGCCTTGTTGCCCTCGCCCTCTTCGCCTCCGTGGAGCCCTGCTACATCTTCACCCACTTCGTCTGCTCCTGGCTGCTCCTGTTCTTCGTTGCCTCTTACATCGAGACGAAACAAGAAGACTCGGTCTTCAGGAAGTCTGTCGGTGAGAAGTGGCTGTTCCGAGGCACTGTGGCCCTCATCTGGTACTTCAGCTGGTTCAGTGGCGTGGTGAGGAGGAGGACCAGCAAACTGATGCTGTTCTACCACCTCTACATGCTGGTGGACATCTGGGTCCTCTGTGGGTTGTGGTACTGTGGAATTGGCTCGAATCCGCTTCACTTAGAGATCTCATCTTTGCACATTGCAGTCTTTGCTGGAAGTGTGCCCGCTTTTTATGTCATTGGGTTGTTTTGGAAggggatttatttttatggccTCCATCcagatgtggaggaaaagaagctggaagaagacaagaagaaggagaagatgAGTTTCTTCACTCATGTCCAGCCAACTAAGTGGATGTGtgtgaagaaacaaaaacaactcatCTCCTCTATGAAAATCATCTTCTATCTCTTCTATCTGTTGCCCGgttttagtaaatgttttaaaaaccttgGACCTGATTCCAACGAACCGCCTCGCAGCAACAGGAGAATGGAGGAACTGGCCAAGAGTTTCTACATAAAACAATCTGACGGCTCTGAGGATTCTCAGCAGGTTTCTACTGCAGGCGACTGA
- the LOC116731325 gene encoding 1-phosphatidylinositol phosphodiesterase-like, whose product MESQLYLWLFSLLPSCVYTGVGFNDKSDLDSGLLNRKWMASIPDATPVSAIAVPGTHESLTLSGGPLAVTQVWTLEKQLNVGIRYLDIHAGIWFPTDKQVGIRDANWLFSQGVTFTAVVEKVLAFLDENGGEAVLMKVTLHGLYQDRAARMVEQQLQRFKGKIWRKVSVPELGQVRGKIVFLQNRKFPLGTENHRSYLFESNQLKAVEEKLRDVRWHLCGHYVLLTQTAAAAMQRPKALARSVNRQLSNLVRRRRAGAGCLGVISMDFPSAELIRNIIRLGTCGCGPTAGRPAGPERPGPTEPGDPGEEPGTTEPGEP is encoded by the exons ATGGAGAGCCAGCTCTACCTCTGGCTCTTCTCTCT ATTGCCCTCCTGTGTTTACACAGGGGTCGGTTTCAACGACAAGTCGGACCTGGACTCTGGTCTCCTCAACAGGAAGTGGATGGCGTCCATCCCTGATGCGACTCCGGTCTCCGCCATCGCGGTTCCTGGAACCCATGAGAGCCTGACGCTGAGCGGAGGGCCGCTCGCGGTGACTCAGGTATGGACTCTGGAAAAGCAGCTGAACGTCGGGATCCGCTATCTGGACATCCACGCTGGGATCTGGTTTCCCACCGACAAGCAGGTCGGCATCCGAGACGCCAACTGGCTCTTCTCCCAGGGCGTCACCTTTACCGCGGTGGTAGAGAAGGTTCTGGCATTCCTGGATGAGAACGGGGGCGAGGCGGTGCTAATGAAGGTGACGCTACACGGCCTATACCAAGACCGAGCGGCGCGGATggtggagcagcagctgcagaggttTAAGGGCAAAATCTGGAGGAAGGTGTCGGTACCAGAACTGGGCCAGGTCCGAGGGAAGATCGTCTTTCTGCAGAACAGGAAGTTCCCCCTGGGAACGGAGAACCACCGTTCCTACCTCTTTGAGTCCAACCAGCTGAAAGCCGTAGAGGAGAAACTCAGAGACGTCCGGTGGCATCTCTGCGGCCATTACGTCCTGCTGACCCAAACCGCCGCCGCCGCAATGCAGAGGCCCAAGGCGCTGGCCCGGTCCGTCAACCGCCAGCTCAGCAACCTGGTCCGCCGCCGCAGGGCCGGCGCCGGCTGTCTGGGCGTCATCAGCATGGACTTCCCCAGCGCCGAGCTGATCCGCAACATCATCCGGCTGGGAACCTGCGGCTGCGGGCCGACCGCGGGCCGGCCGGCAGGACCGGAGAGACCGGGACCAACAGAACCAGGGGACCCGGGAGAAGAACCAGGAAcaacagaaccaggagaacca
- the oscp1a gene encoding protein OSCP1a: protein MSVRTLPLVFINLGGEMLYILDQRLRALNTSEDQSETGVWSERDRKRVLNDVVGTMFSKSFMDELLKPQQLYSHRTMKTVLTRLAHSSIMRLNPASMDRLYELMIMAFKYQVLLSPRPRDLLLVSYNHLDAARAFVRDTPAVLNQVDEMHRKIIEVYSRLSDGEFQLLRQTLLTFLQDVHTRVSVFLKNQIQNPSGRFVLMTSGPVPTRVEVPGLIRTFDPRGREVGRSEFLPGGTYSGSVGEGSFELSGDRVLKLGQNLYQAERPEETQTSRTPGAQPDRTNPLAKEELNLLARLMGCMKAGSVPAAAPRFQISLFPLDPEEDEEGGTPAGQAAIFQVINIQAVQDEEAALALARIAGQFTDEEAELENPRGSKGDDLLAMMDDL, encoded by the exons ATGTCGGTGAGGACGCTGCCCCTGGTCTTCATTAACCTGGGAGGAGAAATGCTCTACATCCTGGACCAGCGCCTACGAGCGCTCAACACATCTGaggaccaatcagagacag GAGTTTGGTCAGAACGAGACAGGAAACGAG TTCTGAACGACGTGGTCGGCACCATGTTCAGTAAATCCTTCATGGATGAACTCCTGAAGCCTCAGCAGCTGTATTCCCACCGGACCATGAAgacggttctgacccggttggCCCATTCCTCCATCATGAGGCTGAACCCGGCCAGCATGGACAGG CTGTATGAGCTGATGATCATGGCCTTCAAGTACCAGGTTCTGCTCAGCCCGCGGCCCAGAGACCTGCTGCTCGTCTCCTACAACCACCTGGACGCCGCCAGGGCCTTCGTCAGAGACACGCCGGCCGTCCTCAACCAGGTGGATGAGATGCACAGGAAGATCATCGAG GTTTACTCCAGATTATCAGACGGAGAATTCCAGCTGCTCAGACAGACGCTGCTCACCTTCCTGCAGGACGTGCACACCCGG gtttctgttttcctgaAGAACCAGATCCAGAACCCCAGCGGCCGGTTTGTCCTGATGACGTCCGGTCCGGTTCCGACCAGAGTAGAGGTACCGGGACTGATCAG GACCTTTGACCCCAGAGGGAGGGAAGTGGGTCGGAGCGAGTTCCTGCCTGGAGGAACCTACAGCGGTTCTGTTGGTGAAGGATCGTTTGAGCTGAGCGGAGACAGAGTCCTCAAGCTGGGCCAGAATCT GTACCAGGCCGAGCGTCCGGAGGAGACCCAGACATCCAGAACACCTGGAGCCCAG CCGGACAGAACCAACCCGCTGGCCAAGGAGGAGCTGAACCTGCTGGCCCGGCTCATGGGCTGCATGAAGGCCGGGTCCGTTCCCGCCGCGGCGCCGCGGTTCCAGATCAGCCTGTTCCCCTTGGACccggaggaggatgaggaggg CGGCACTCCAGCAGGGCAGGCGGCCATCTTCCAGGTGATCAACATCCAGGCTGTGCAG GATGAAGAGGCGGCGTTGGCGCTGGCCCGGATCGCCGGACAGTTTACTGATGAAGAGGCGGAGCTGGAGAATCCCAGAGGCAGTAAAGGAGATGACCTGCTGGCCATGAtggatgacctctga